AAACACAATCAAAAGTGATTTTTTCTCCGTTTACTGTAACTGAAAAATCATTTCTATCGATTGGGAATTCGGCATCGTTTTGATCGACATAAACCCATTTTTCTTTAAAAATGTGAATACGGAATCCGTTGTATTTTGTTTTGTCAAGATATTGATACACGACATTCCCGCTGATTAAAGATATTTTGTATTCGCTGGAATAGCCGCCCATGATGATGGCAATGTTTTTCATGTTTTTGTTTCAGGTTTTAATTTGTTTCAAGTTTCAGGTACTGCTGGAAATTTTGTAGATCTGTTATTGAAACTTTTATTGAGTATATGATTTTTTTATAAATAACGTTCTTATTGAAACCGAGTGTCCTAGCCCTGATAGAAGCGGCATCCTTTTGTGCCGGGGTTCGGCGCAAAAGATACAGCGGATAGCAGTAAATAGCTCCTGAAAATTATCGTTCTCCCAAAACTTAGGGATGCTCACGACGACAATCTTGGGACTTTCTTGTTTTAAACAAAATTATCATTTTTTTTGAAATGAAATACTTTATCTTTGTCGCTATTAAAAATAAATTTATGAGTTTACGTCAGTATTTAACAAGCCGAGTTTTTTTCTTGCAATTGCTTGCGGCCGCAGCTATTATTGCGGTTATTGGTTATTTATTTATGCATTGGTTAACTTTTACAACAGATCACGGACACGAAATTGCGGTGCCGAATTTGTCTAAATTGACTGAAGAGCAAGTTGAAAATAAATTGGATGAACTGGATTTAGATTATGTTCTTTTAGACAGTGTTGATTACAGAAGTGAATACCCAAAATATAGTGTTGTAGAGCAGGATCCATTGCCAGGAACGATGGTAAAAGTGGGTAGAAAAATTTATATTAAGATTAATGCATCTGGTTTTTCTTCTGTAAAAATTCCAGATTTAATAGAAAAAACATATCGTGAAGCGGTGCCAACTTTGAAAGCGTTAGGTCTTGAGCCAGGAACGATTACGTATATTCCGAATCTTGGAAAAGATATGGTTTTGGAAATGCGTTTAAAAGGAAGAAACTTAAAAGTAGGAGATCGCGTTTTGAAGGCGTCTAAAATCGATTTGGTTTTAGGTGACGGAAAAGCAAGTTATGTAGATGAAAGTCAGGCAACAGATAGTACTGCAGCGCCTGTAGAAACCCCAAGTGATGAACAATAATATTGAAGAAAATTTAGATCTGGAAGACGAATTATTTGAGCACTACAGATTTGAAGTCCCAAAAGGTCAAGCGTTTTTGCGTATTGACAAATATTTAATGTATTTGATTCCGAATGCCACGCGAAATAAAATTCAGAACGCGGCAACTAATGGGAATATTTTTGTAAATGATATTCCAGTAAAATCAAATTATAAAGTAAAACCTTTTGATGTGATAACGGTTATGTTGTCTCATCCTCCTTTTGAGAATCATATTCTTCCTGAAGATATTCCGCTGAATATTGTTTATGAAGATGATGCTCTTTTACTGATTAATAAAGAGCCTGGAATGGTTGTGCACCCAGGTCACGGAAATTATACTGGAACTTTGGTAAATGCTTTGGCGCATCATTTTGATAATTTGCCAATGAATAGCAGCGAACGCCCAGGTTTGGTTCATAGAATCGATAAAGATACTTCTGGTCTTTTGGTTGTGGCTAAAACAGAAGCTGCAATGACACATTTAGCAAAACAGTTTGAAGCTAAAACGACTGAACGTGAGTATATTGCTCTAGTTTGGGGAAATGTTGTGGCTGAAAGCGGGACTATTGAAGGAAATCTGGCAAGACATTTAAAAGATCGTATGCAGATGGCAGTTTTTGACGATCCAGAAATTGGAAAACCTGCGATTACGCATTATAAAGTTTTGGAGCGTTTTGGTTATGTGACTCTTATTTCTTGTAAACTGGAAACGGGAAGAACGCATCAGATTCGCGCGCACATGAAACACATCGGTCATCCTTTATTTAATGATGAGCGTTACGGCGGGCATTTGATTTTGAAAGGAACGACTTTTACAAAATACAAAC
The Flavobacterium humidisoli DNA segment above includes these coding regions:
- a CDS encoding PASTA domain-containing protein — translated: MSLRQYLTSRVFFLQLLAAAAIIAVIGYLFMHWLTFTTDHGHEIAVPNLSKLTEEQVENKLDELDLDYVLLDSVDYRSEYPKYSVVEQDPLPGTMVKVGRKIYIKINASGFSSVKIPDLIEKTYREAVPTLKALGLEPGTITYIPNLGKDMVLEMRLKGRNLKVGDRVLKASKIDLVLGDGKASYVDESQATDSTAAPVETPSDEQ
- a CDS encoding RluA family pseudouridine synthase encodes the protein MNNNIEENLDLEDELFEHYRFEVPKGQAFLRIDKYLMYLIPNATRNKIQNAATNGNIFVNDIPVKSNYKVKPFDVITVMLSHPPFENHILPEDIPLNIVYEDDALLLINKEPGMVVHPGHGNYTGTLVNALAHHFDNLPMNSSERPGLVHRIDKDTSGLLVVAKTEAAMTHLAKQFEAKTTEREYIALVWGNVVAESGTIEGNLARHLKDRMQMAVFDDPEIGKPAITHYKVLERFGYVTLISCKLETGRTHQIRAHMKHIGHPLFNDERYGGHLILKGTTFTKYKQFIENCFKALSRQALHAKTLGFVHPNTGELMRFDTELPQDFQDCIEKWRVYVKSHNTEDEN